One window of Dehalobacterium formicoaceticum genomic DNA carries:
- a CDS encoding potassium channel family protein: MKLFEKKKTDYTVIIGCGRFGSSLANALCNGGGVVLVIDRNNDAFSKIVAPSLYLGFTTLIGDATDIDVLREAQVEKATAVIVATNNDNTNIMIAQIVKELFKKERVIAKLNDTERECVYRKLGIDTISPAALFVKESCSWLSGAQEAVDV; this comes from the coding sequence ATGAAGCTGTTTGAGAAAAAAAAAACAGATTACACCGTGATTATAGGCTGTGGGCGCTTCGGTTCCAGTCTTGCTAACGCCTTATGCAATGGAGGCGGGGTTGTTTTGGTCATTGACCGTAATAACGACGCTTTCAGCAAGATTGTGGCACCGTCACTCTATTTGGGGTTTACTACGCTGATTGGTGACGCTACGGATATTGATGTGCTCCGCGAAGCACAAGTGGAGAAAGCCACAGCGGTTATTGTCGCCACAAACAATGACAACACCAATATTATGATCGCACAGATTGTGAAGGAGCTTTTCAAAAAAGAGCGTGTTATCGCAAAGCTGAACGATACTGAACGAGAGTGCGTATATCGTAAATTAGGTATTGATACGATATCCCCTGCTGCTTTGTTCGTAAAAGAGAGCTGCAGTTGGCTTAGTGGTGCTCAGGAAGCGGTGGACGTATGA
- a CDS encoding ABC transporter ATP-binding protein, whose translation MIQVQDLQFSYSKQPFIENMSFDVQSGEIFGFLGPSGAGKSTLQKILTGLLTTYRGSVQLNGTEVKHHDNSFYESIGVDFEFPSLYEKLTARENLRFFASLYKKYQAVDSLLESVGLLNDANKKVSDFSKGMKSRLNFIKALLHDPALLFLDEPTSGLDPSNAKRMKDIILQEKAKGKTILLTTHNMYDATELCDRVAFIVDGKLRALDTPRNLIMSKGASRIRYTYAVNGREEEAEIPLNQTGGDDILQRLIRENRLLSIHSSEPTLNDIFVEITGRRLQ comes from the coding sequence ATGATACAGGTACAGGATTTACAATTCAGCTATTCAAAACAGCCCTTTATTGAAAACATGAGCTTTGATGTCCAAAGCGGTGAAATCTTTGGGTTTTTAGGGCCGTCCGGGGCGGGCAAAAGCACGCTGCAAAAAATTCTCACTGGCCTTTTGACCACATATAGGGGCAGTGTACAGTTAAACGGCACAGAGGTAAAGCATCATGACAACAGCTTTTATGAAAGTATCGGTGTAGACTTTGAATTTCCGAGCCTGTATGAAAAACTGACAGCGAGGGAAAATCTTCGTTTTTTCGCCTCGCTGTACAAGAAATATCAAGCGGTTGACTCTCTGCTGGAAAGCGTCGGATTGCTTAATGATGCCAACAAAAAGGTATCGGACTTCTCTAAGGGAATGAAATCCAGACTGAACTTTATTAAGGCGCTGCTCCATGACCCGGCGCTTCTTTTTCTTGATGAGCCGACCTCCGGGCTTGATCCGTCCAATGCAAAACGGATGAAGGACATCATTTTGCAGGAAAAAGCAAAGGGAAAAACCATATTGCTGACCACCCACAATATGTACGACGCGACCGAGCTTTGTGACCGCGTAGCCTTTATTGTAGATGGTAAGCTGCGTGCACTGGACACACCGCGGAATTTGATTATGTCCAAAGGCGCCTCCAGAATTCGATACACATATGCGGTAAATGGCCGTGAGGAAGAAGCGGAAATTCCGCTGAATCAAACGGGCGGGGACGATATACTGCAAAGGCTTATCCGGGAAAACCGGCTGCTGTCCATCCACAGCAGTGAACCTACCCTGAACGATATTTTTGTGGAAATAACAGGGAGGCGGCTGCAATGA
- a CDS encoding potassium channel family protein: protein MKKRALLAGGLHKARPLADMLIEKGYRVTVINNDYGDCLIMAENDSVTVINGDGTLPFILEEANARDADIAIACTEMDADNLIICELCKKQFHVKKTIVLMEDPKKTEFFCQMGIDSVVCVTSVIASNFD, encoded by the coding sequence ATGAAGAAAAGAGCTTTGTTGGCCGGAGGGTTACATAAGGCGCGTCCGCTTGCCGATATGCTGATAGAGAAGGGGTATCGTGTCACGGTGATCAACAATGATTATGGGGACTGCCTTATCATGGCGGAGAATGATTCCGTCACCGTTATCAACGGTGACGGAACGCTCCCATTCATCCTGGAAGAGGCCAACGCGCGGGATGCCGATATAGCGATTGCTTGTACAGAAATGGATGCCGATAACTTGATTATCTGCGAGCTTTGTAAAAAGCAATTCCATGTAAAAAAGACAATAGTATTGATGGAAGACCCAAAGAAAACTGAATTCTTCTGCCAAATGGGGATTGATTCTGTCGTATGTGTCACCAGCGTAATCGCGAGTAACTTTGATTAA
- the kdpB gene encoding potassium-transporting ATPase subunit KdpB, with the protein MSKEKKSKFITRDILKSSILGAFKKLNPRYMIKNPVMFVVEIGFVVTLLLCFFPGLFGDEGANLVLYNAIVSVILLITVLFANFAEAVAEGRGKAQAESLKKTQKDMQARILHEDGAESIVSASTLKKGDVVLVKVGELIPNDGEVIEGIASVDESAITGESAPVLKESGGDFSSVTGGTTVVSDWLKVRIMSNPGESFLDKMIALVEGASRKKTPNEIALNTLLVSLTIIFLIVIVSLYPIAVYSGVRLQISTLVALTVCLIPTTIGGLLSAIGIAGMDRVTRFNVIAMSGKAVEVCGDVDTMILDKTGTITYGNRMAAKFITVGGTGEQDLIHYSVVSSIKDDTPEGKSVVDLGERLSGKHQEAITGMEFLEFTAQTRMSGVDLPDGTKIRKGAYDAIQKYVQELGGTIPGDLEARVNEVAKLGGTPLVVSVGNRILGVIYLKDTIKAGLVERFARLREIGIKTIMCTGDNPLTAATIAQEAGVDSFIAECKPEDKIKAIKVEQAEGKIVAMTGDGTNDAPALAQANVGIAMNSGTQAAKEAANMIDLDSDPTKILDVVEIGKQLLITRGSLTTFSIANDVAKYFAIIPAMFMAVIPQLGVLNIMGLSTPYSAILSALIFNAIIIPLLIPLAMKGVKYRPMRAEKMLSRNMLIYGLGGIAAPFVGIKLIDLLITPLLAALGM; encoded by the coding sequence ATGAGTAAAGAAAAGAAATCAAAATTTATTACCAGGGATATTCTGAAATCCTCCATTTTGGGAGCGTTTAAGAAACTGAATCCCCGGTACATGATAAAAAACCCCGTCATGTTTGTGGTGGAAATAGGGTTTGTGGTGACGCTGCTGCTCTGCTTTTTCCCCGGCCTGTTCGGAGACGAAGGCGCCAACTTGGTGCTGTATAACGCGATTGTGTCGGTTATCCTGCTGATCACGGTGTTGTTTGCAAACTTCGCCGAAGCTGTGGCCGAAGGCAGAGGCAAAGCGCAGGCAGAAAGCCTAAAGAAAACGCAAAAGGATATGCAGGCCCGCATCCTGCATGAAGATGGTGCGGAATCCATTGTGAGCGCCAGCACACTGAAAAAAGGTGATGTGGTGCTGGTAAAAGTCGGAGAGTTGATCCCCAACGATGGCGAGGTTATCGAAGGCATCGCCTCGGTGGACGAGTCCGCCATCACCGGTGAATCCGCGCCCGTACTCAAGGAAAGCGGAGGAGATTTTTCATCGGTCACCGGCGGCACAACGGTAGTCAGCGACTGGCTCAAAGTCCGAATCATGTCTAACCCCGGCGAATCCTTTCTTGATAAAATGATCGCACTGGTGGAAGGAGCGTCCCGTAAGAAAACGCCCAACGAGATCGCGCTGAATACGCTGCTGGTCAGTTTGACAATTATCTTCCTGATCGTGATCGTCAGCCTCTATCCCATCGCAGTATATAGTGGTGTTCGCCTGCAGATATCCACACTGGTTGCCCTGACCGTATGCCTGATCCCCACGACCATCGGCGGGCTGCTGTCTGCTATCGGTATCGCCGGTATGGACCGTGTGACACGCTTTAATGTTATCGCCATGTCCGGTAAGGCCGTGGAAGTCTGCGGAGACGTGGACACGATGATCCTCGACAAAACCGGTACCATCACCTACGGCAACCGCATGGCGGCAAAATTTATTACCGTGGGCGGCACGGGTGAACAGGACCTGATTCACTATTCCGTCGTCAGTTCAATCAAAGATGATACCCCGGAGGGAAAATCAGTGGTCGATCTGGGTGAACGGCTGAGTGGAAAGCATCAGGAAGCCATCACCGGCATGGAGTTTTTGGAGTTTACCGCACAGACCCGCATGAGTGGCGTTGATCTTCCGGACGGAACGAAGATACGCAAAGGCGCATATGATGCGATTCAAAAATATGTACAAGAGCTCGGCGGCACGATTCCCGGGGATCTGGAGGCTCGGGTTAATGAAGTTGCCAAGCTGGGAGGTACGCCGCTGGTTGTCAGTGTCGGAAACCGGATTTTAGGAGTTATTTATTTGAAGGATACCATTAAGGCAGGGCTGGTGGAGCGTTTCGCAAGGCTGCGCGAAATTGGTATCAAAACCATCATGTGCACCGGCGATAATCCGCTGACAGCAGCGACCATTGCGCAGGAAGCAGGTGTGGACAGTTTCATCGCCGAATGCAAGCCGGAAGATAAAATCAAGGCAATCAAGGTGGAACAGGCTGAAGGCAAAATCGTCGCCATGACGGGCGACGGCACCAATGACGCCCCTGCCTTAGCACAGGCGAATGTCGGCATCGCGATGAACAGCGGCACTCAGGCCGCTAAGGAAGCCGCCAATATGATCGATCTGGATTCCGACCCCACAAAGATTCTGGATGTAGTGGAAATCGGCAAGCAGCTTCTGATTACACGCGGCTCTCTGACGACGTTCAGCATCGCAAACGATGTCGCCAAGTATTTCGCGATTATCCCCGCTATGTTTATGGCGGTCATCCCACAATTGGGCGTGCTGAATATCATGGGGCTGTCCACGCCCTACAGTGCGATTTTGTCCGCTTTGATTTTCAACGCAATCATTATCCCGCTCCTGATTCCCCTCGCCATGAAGGGCGTCAAATACAGACCGATGCGTGCGGAAAAGATGTTGTCCCGGAACATGCTGATTTACGGGTTGGGCGGCATTGCCGCGCCTTTCGTGGGCATCAAGCTGATCGATCTATTGATCACACCGCTGCTGGCCGCTTTGGGAATGTAA
- a CDS encoding helix-turn-helix domain-containing protein — MSYFNHIYTASPDELPHRARAVYIYLRDRAGKGSDCWPAVKTIAYDLQLSRSTVKRALHDLVKAGLIEKESRYRENGSNTSNRLILKK, encoded by the coding sequence GTGAGTTACTTCAACCACATTTATACCGCCTCGCCCGATGAGCTTCCCCATCGGGCGAGGGCTGTTTATATATATCTCCGTGACCGAGCTGGGAAAGGATCGGACTGCTGGCCTGCAGTAAAAACCATTGCCTACGACCTGCAGCTCTCACGTAGCACCGTCAAGCGCGCCCTCCATGATCTGGTCAAGGCGGGGCTCATTGAAAAGGAATCACGCTATCGGGAGAATGGAAGCAACACATCCAACCGTCTCATTTTAAAAAAATAG
- a CDS encoding ABC transporter permease has product MRPLLRSFSMFVRQVFRDSMLAAVCCAALLSAFFIRFGIPAVETALCGYFQKESILADYYLLFDLLLALVTPYMLCFASAMMMLTEYDENIAGYLAVTPVGKRGYLLSRLALPAVISFIVSVLLMHWFTLTEWSWGMALITCLLTSLTSVAVALLLFAFSHNRVEGMAMAKLSGLLMLGLPVPFFLLSDTQYLFSPLPSFWIAKLCLGQNLVFLIPALLSSLIWILLLYRRFSRKII; this is encoded by the coding sequence ATGAGGCCCCTGCTTCGATCTTTTTCCATGTTTGTGCGGCAGGTATTTAGAGACAGCATGCTGGCGGCCGTGTGCTGCGCCGCCCTCTTGAGCGCATTTTTTATCCGGTTCGGTATCCCGGCAGTCGAAACCGCGTTGTGCGGCTATTTTCAAAAGGAGTCCATTCTCGCAGATTACTACCTGCTGTTTGATCTGCTGCTGGCTCTTGTCACTCCCTATATGCTCTGTTTTGCATCGGCAATGATGATGCTGACTGAATACGATGAAAACATAGCCGGCTATCTGGCGGTGACTCCTGTTGGCAAAAGAGGGTATCTCCTGTCCAGGCTGGCACTTCCGGCTGTGATTTCCTTTATCGTTTCTGTGCTGCTTATGCACTGGTTTACCCTGACGGAGTGGTCGTGGGGGATGGCTCTGATTACCTGTTTACTGACAAGCCTTACGAGCGTTGCCGTGGCGCTTTTACTGTTTGCTTTTTCTCATAACCGGGTGGAGGGCATGGCAATGGCAAAGCTGTCGGGGCTATTGATGCTGGGTCTGCCTGTGCCGTTCTTCCTTTTGTCGGATACACAGTATCTGTTTTCGCCCTTGCCGTCCTTTTGGATTGCCAAGCTTTGTCTCGGGCAGAATCTTGTGTTCTTAATTCCGGCGCTGCTGTCCTCGCTGATCTGGATTTTACTTCTGTACAGGAGATTCAGCCGGAAAATCATATAA
- a CDS encoding TetR/AcrR family transcriptional regulator, translating to MPKNETRDTKEVILTVALKLFSEKGYDGVGIRDISKEIGIRESALYKHYSGKQDIFDSILKDIERRYQEEVSTFLPPEGIANILSEESGVREELFRISVTMFQFYLKTEYGSQLRRMLTMEQYRRSEASKFFRELIIDKGLDYISDVFNNLIDDRIYVDADPMVMALQFYSPLYLLLSKYDNQPKKYEEALSFLEKHITMFNKTYLRSDKQ from the coding sequence ATGCCCAAAAACGAAACACGGGATACAAAGGAAGTTATTTTGACCGTTGCGCTAAAACTGTTTTCTGAAAAAGGTTATGATGGGGTTGGCATCCGTGACATATCAAAAGAAATCGGAATACGGGAAAGCGCCCTTTACAAGCATTATAGCGGTAAGCAAGACATTTTTGACTCAATTCTCAAAGACATTGAGCGTCGTTATCAAGAGGAAGTCTCTACTTTTCTTCCTCCTGAAGGCATAGCCAATATTCTATCGGAAGAAAGCGGCGTGAGAGAGGAACTATTCCGTATCAGCGTTACGATGTTCCAGTTCTATCTCAAAACAGAGTATGGTTCGCAACTGCGTAGAATGTTGACAATGGAACAGTATAGAAGGTCGGAGGCAAGCAAGTTTTTTAGGGAATTGATAATAGACAAGGGCTTAGATTATATATCAGACGTGTTCAATAATTTAATAGATGATAGGATTTATGTTGATGCTGACCCAATGGTAATGGCCTTGCAGTTTTATTCACCTTTGTATTTGCTGTTATCAAAATACGACAATCAGCCCAAAAAATATGAAGAAGCTTTATCTTTTTTAGAAAAACATATTACGATGTTCAATAAAACTTATTTAAGGAGCGATAAACAATGA
- a CDS encoding TetR/AcrR family transcriptional regulator: MPKTFSDSERAYIKKRLMEEAQICLAQFGMRKTTVDELVKRVNIPKGTFYLFYSSKELLFFDVFCTLHDELQSTLLLWIDELKDNVNVETVTELIFRLYKQVDATFLYSFIASGDLELLVRKLPPDVAAAHAKEDDFHMEQLLSLLPGVQTEGNIKIFSAVLRAIFCTMLHKREIGEDVFYETIRVMLRGAVLQLFEEGTL; this comes from the coding sequence ATGCCAAAGACTTTTTCGGACAGTGAAAGGGCATATATTAAAAAACGTCTCATGGAGGAAGCGCAAATATGCCTTGCTCAGTTCGGTATGCGCAAGACCACGGTAGACGAGCTTGTAAAACGGGTCAACATACCCAAAGGAACATTCTATCTCTTCTATTCCTCCAAGGAACTGCTGTTTTTTGATGTGTTCTGTACGCTCCATGATGAGTTGCAATCCACGTTACTTCTCTGGATTGACGAGTTAAAAGACAATGTCAATGTCGAGACGGTCACAGAGCTTATTTTTCGCTTATACAAGCAGGTGGATGCTACGTTTCTTTATTCCTTTATCGCAAGCGGGGATTTAGAACTGCTGGTGAGAAAATTGCCGCCGGATGTTGCCGCCGCCCATGCCAAGGAGGATGACTTTCATATGGAACAGCTGCTTTCCTTGCTGCCCGGCGTGCAGACAGAAGGCAACATCAAAATATTCAGCGCTGTTTTACGAGCTATCTTCTGCACGATGCTCCACAAACGGGAGATTGGTGAAGATGTATTTTATGAAACAATCCGCGTCATGCTGAGAGGGGCGGTACTTCAATTATTTGAGGAGGGAACGTTATGA
- a CDS encoding K(+)-transporting ATPase subunit C, whose protein sequence is MVKVLKGLKKPLLITVAMLLICGLAYPLVLTGISQLIFPNQANGSLIKVDGQAVGSMLIGQDFTDSRFMKCRPSAVNYNTYTQEAKESGDYAGPGSGSNNYAPTNPALVERVEADITEFLAANPSVTKEDIPTDLLTASGSGLDPHISPASASIQIPALVESTGLSEETLESIVNENTKGKFLGIFGEETVNVLLVNLDIANELGLIEAVE, encoded by the coding sequence ATGGTTAAAGTTTTGAAAGGACTAAAGAAGCCGCTTTTGATTACAGTGGCGATGCTCCTGATTTGCGGGCTGGCTTATCCTCTGGTGCTCACGGGGATCAGTCAACTAATTTTCCCAAATCAGGCAAATGGCAGTTTGATCAAGGTAGATGGTCAGGCCGTTGGCTCGATGCTTATCGGGCAGGATTTTACGGACTCAAGGTTCATGAAATGCCGCCCCTCTGCCGTGAATTACAACACGTACACGCAGGAGGCCAAAGAGAGCGGCGATTACGCCGGGCCGGGTTCCGGTTCTAACAACTACGCACCGACCAATCCCGCGCTTGTTGAACGTGTTGAAGCCGATATTACAGAGTTCTTGGCGGCGAATCCGTCTGTTACCAAGGAGGATATCCCCACAGACCTGTTAACGGCATCCGGCTCCGGTCTTGACCCGCATATCAGCCCCGCTTCGGCTTCTATCCAGATACCGGCTCTGGTTGAATCGACCGGTTTGTCGGAGGAGACGCTGGAGTCTATTGTCAATGAGAATACGAAGGGCAAGTTCCTCGGTATTTTCGGTGAAGAAACCGTGAATGTTCTGCTGGTGAATCTGGATATTGCCAATGAGTTAGGACTAATTGAAGCGGTGGAATAG
- a CDS encoding type IV secretory system conjugative DNA transfer family protein, protein MQSQVYILIGAAAIMFAVIGGLSLLAHYYTLNGIKSRTVGDGQHGTARFASKQEIKNTYKHIPFQPELWRRGESLPTEQGVILGSKGEKNAVTALVDTDDVHILMIGASGVGKTAFFLYPNMEYACASGMSFLALDTKGDLARNYGSIAQNYYGYNVSVIDLRNPSRSNGNNLLTLINRYMDICRREPNNLAARAKAEKYAKILAKTIVNPEGDASSYGQNAFFYDAAEGLLTSVVLLLAEYLPPTDENPQEQRHIISVFKLVQDLLEPSKVKGKSQFQLLMNKLPGDHKARWFAGAALNSAEQAMASVMSTVLSRLNAFLDSELEQVLCFDSTIDAETFANEKSAIFLILPEEDQTKNFMAGLMIQNLSRELFSVADENGGKLKNRVVLFCDELGTMPPFDILPLFSAGRSRRLTLVPIIQSLAQLEKNYGREGSEIVQDNCQDTIFGGFAPNSQTAEVLSKALGSRTVMSGSISRGKNDPSQSLQMMERPLMTPDELKSIPKGSFVVMKTGTHPMRTKLRLFLDWGIRFGEPYTVEEKANRKVVYADKQALEENIVRRHTACMMVDEETGEILEPPSGTGTLHTPAAEPSENTMRRRSTLKT, encoded by the coding sequence ATGCAATCTCAAGTTTACATCCTGATTGGCGCCGCAGCCATAATGTTCGCTGTCATCGGTGGCTTGTCTCTGCTGGCGCATTATTATACTTTAAACGGCATCAAATCCCGCACGGTAGGCGACGGGCAGCACGGCACGGCACGGTTCGCATCAAAGCAGGAAATCAAAAATACCTATAAACACATTCCATTTCAACCGGAGCTTTGGAGGCGGGGCGAAAGCCTCCCCACTGAGCAGGGAGTTATACTCGGAAGCAAGGGCGAGAAAAATGCTGTCACCGCATTGGTGGATACCGACGATGTTCACATTTTGATGATCGGCGCATCCGGCGTAGGAAAAACAGCGTTCTTTTTATACCCAAATATGGAATACGCCTGCGCCAGTGGGATGAGTTTTCTGGCATTGGACACCAAGGGTGACCTCGCCCGAAACTATGGAAGCATTGCTCAAAATTACTATGGTTACAATGTGTCAGTCATAGACCTGCGAAACCCAAGCCGCTCAAATGGAAATAATCTGCTCACCCTTATCAACCGTTATATGGATATCTGCCGCAGGGAACCCAATAATCTGGCCGCCAGAGCCAAGGCGGAAAAGTACGCCAAAATCTTGGCTAAAACCATTGTCAATCCAGAAGGGGATGCGTCCAGCTATGGACAAAATGCTTTCTTTTACGATGCAGCCGAGGGGTTGTTGACATCGGTCGTCCTTTTGCTGGCTGAGTATTTACCGCCCACAGATGAAAACCCCCAGGAGCAGCGGCACATCATTTCTGTATTCAAGCTGGTACAAGATTTACTGGAACCCTCCAAAGTAAAGGGGAAAAGCCAATTTCAACTTTTAATGAATAAGCTTCCCGGAGATCACAAAGCCCGCTGGTTTGCCGGTGCCGCTCTGAACAGTGCAGAGCAGGCGATGGCCTCCGTTATGTCCACGGTGCTGTCGCGCCTGAATGCTTTTTTAGATTCCGAGCTGGAGCAGGTGCTGTGCTTTGACAGCACCATTGATGCAGAAACCTTTGCAAACGAGAAGTCAGCCATTTTTTTAATTCTCCCGGAGGAAGATCAGACCAAGAACTTCATGGCCGGACTCATGATCCAAAACCTGTCCCGTGAACTGTTTTCCGTAGCCGATGAGAACGGCGGCAAGCTAAAAAACCGTGTGGTTCTTTTTTGCGATGAGTTGGGAACCATGCCGCCGTTTGATATCCTACCCTTGTTTTCGGCGGGGCGCTCTCGCCGGTTAACTTTGGTGCCGATCATCCAGAGTCTTGCACAGCTCGAAAAGAATTATGGCAGAGAAGGCAGTGAAATCGTGCAGGACAACTGCCAGGACACCATCTTCGGTGGCTTTGCCCCTAACAGCCAAACAGCCGAGGTATTGAGCAAGGCGCTGGGAAGCCGCACCGTCATGAGCGGCAGTATCAGCAGAGGGAAAAATGATCCCTCGCAGTCTCTGCAAATGATGGAGCGTCCCCTCATGACCCCGGATGAACTCAAATCCATTCCAAAAGGTAGCTTTGTTGTAATGAAAACCGGCACCCATCCCATGAGGACAAAGCTGCGGCTGTTTCTTGATTGGGGCATTCGTTTCGGGGAGCCTTATACTGTGGAGGAAAAAGCAAACCGAAAAGTGGTGTATGCTGATAAGCAGGCGCTGGAGGAAAATATTGTCCGTAGGCACACAGCCTGCATGATGGTGGATGAAGAAACCGGGGAGATTTTGGAGCCGCCATCTGGAACAGGAACCCTTCATACCCCGGCAGCAGAACCCTCTGAAAACACCATGCGCCGCCGTAGCACGCTCAAAACGTAA